In one window of Tripterygium wilfordii isolate XIE 37 chromosome 1, ASM1340144v1, whole genome shotgun sequence DNA:
- the LOC119997101 gene encoding uncharacterized protein LOC119997101 isoform X3: MANPGAGNKFVSVNLNKSYGQQHHNHHPHHSSAYGTAWTRPGSGGGGGGGMVVLSRPRSSHKTGPKLSVPPPLNLPSLRKEHERFDSLGSSGGPSGGALGSGPRPTSSGVGWTKPATISSQEKEVVDHHDNADPGLQIKVDGGSKGSGNLYTPPTVQSVTVGAAVSGYSQLGKATVLRGEEFPSLRATLLATVRNEKKQKDVLNQKQKQLISEDFSYEQRNSSQLSSSHVDMRPQFQPSSRNGGLNANSGHGNGLGGYREHVRKRDEYFLGPLPLVPLNPRSDWEDDERDTGHGLTDRSRNHGLSKTEPYWVGDFDMHRASVLPLKPAHSLSDKWGQRDNEAGRFSSSEVAKTDPYGKDVRTPSREERERNSWRAPSLLKDDLDAQIVGKDRNDIGARPSGLNRETITENKYVSSSFRENTQVDVGRRDLGHAQGERQFWNSSVDSRGSRRAEWNTQEGYGSEQSNRYRGRGNAFQNSTASKPSHLSDSKVPLANNPTLNFGGEKPSLKSEKSYLEDTFMKDYGSGFDGRDPFSGGLVGVVKRKKDVVKQTDFHDPVRDSFEAELERVQKMQELERQRIIEEQERAMELARREEEERLRLAREEEELRRRLEEEAREAALRAEQEQVEALRRAEEQRITREEEKRMMIMEEERRKQAARQKLMELEERITKRQAEVAKGGGSTSLLPNVTMPGLATEKEVSKGADVNDWEDGERMVERITSSASSDSSDLNRHFEMGSRPHLSRDVSSSVLDRGKPVNSWRRDVFENGNGSTFTLPDQDNGHHSPVRDTSSGGRAFSRKEFYGGAEFMPSGIFHKGGILEPHADDFSHFRGQRWNISGNGDHYGRHADVESEYHENLTEKFGDTGWGQDRSHGSPYTSYFERMKPNSVADGLYSFERSRYSMRQPRVLPPPSFTSMNRSQYRGENELTSTSNIADNEMPYNHGARSEDTMQTGSGYQGTIGQAEIADTQQEKTEGVEKKLGKSTVRCDSQSSLSVTSPPDSPIHLSHDDMEESRDSTVLSAAEEGKEFDLSEPGAVGSSTEAGKENVMSASASIGDDEEWTVDNDEQLLEQEEYDEDEDGYHEEDEVHAVGDDLVQEFEKTHLEEKDSSQVVDNLVLGFNEGVEVGMPSDEFERSASNEETAYVMPHMSVATVDEEGSFNVMDHNGQVLPSVNGQSQVSVDNSSRISHETEKAMQDFAIQPSIALKTSASSDLMDPVIISNMAGSTQQQSVSSSFVQTFVSNSSFASSQTKVPVQLQFGLFSGPSLIPSPVPAIQIGSIQMPLHLHPQVGPSPAHVHPSQPPLFQFGQLRYTTPISQGVLPLAPQSMSFAQPNVPASFSFHQNQGVSLPGLPAQDITAENLVKNGVVSALMDNQPGLVPRPLDPSHGIGVLNGYNSNSARENSEVIQQDRKETSLIVGSSLWTESELQAEDSVVKNLKAIATKDFGGQPKTGVASSKSVAKEKDTSTSKGQGLASAGRGEKYIFAVKTSVSRSSLLAPDAFISDSSGIQRRPRRQRTEFRVRDNADKKQYTGMVPSNQCGLDDKSDTNGKNTGISTRIGPRKVVVSNRPLKQSFDSEALMPGLINSQGIDSPSKPDKGGGKDSSAKSRNVSHFADGTLKRNIRSEEVVDTPMQSGIVRVFEQPGIEAPSDEDDFIEVRSKRQMLNDRREQREKETKTPSKPCSSLQDTTVSGTSNKVSTPMIGEGASSICSESVASEGHGFSNIEVSAGFSSLVSQPLAPIGTPAVKSDIQFDIRSQPIKFLETSPLPVGCSGKRNLAPASNKVLDNVQTPLGSWGNSRATQQVLAISQAQLDEAMKPAEFDSRASILDHSCSVSNSSMSSSSILAKDKSFPSTASPINSLLAGEKIQFGAVTSPTILPPSSRAVSHGIGPPGLCRSDIQISRNLSTTENDCSHFFEKDKHSNESCVRLEDSEAEAEAAASAIAVAAISSDDSVRNGLGTCPIIVSDTKSFVHAETDGTAAGVAGDLQSGSQSRAEESLGLALPADLSVETPPISLWPPLPSTQNTSSQMLSHFPGAPPSHFPFYEMNPMLGGTFFAFGPHDETSSSQSQSQKTSTSVSGPLGTWQQCHSGVDSLYGPSAGFTGPFISSAAGIQGVQGPPHMVVYNHFAPVGQFGQVGLSFMGTTYIPSGKQPDWKHNPASSAMNVGEGGEMSNLNMVSAQRNPNNIPAIQHLVPGSPLLPMASPLAMFDVSPFQSSPDMPVQARWSHISASPLQQSVPLSMPLQQPAELQIPSQFNPVHRLDQSLSTNRFPDSQTSVPSDNTRNFIVSTHATVTQLPDELGLVDQTSSTSAGPSTQNATVGAKGSSMGGAMDVGKSDVRNGSRSNSTGPYCGPQYGNSSGYNNQRGSGIPQRSSSGGEWSHRRMGFQGKNQSSGPEKSFPHLKTKQIYVAKQTPSGTSKAL; the protein is encoded by the exons ATGGCCAATCCCGGAGCCGGGAACAAGTTCGTATCTGTGAATCTCAACAAGTCCTATGGCCAACAACATCACAACCACCATCCACATCATTCCAGTGCTTATGGGACGGCCTGGACCCGACCTGGTAGTGGTGGAGGCGGAGGTGGAGGAATGGTTGTGCTTTCAAGACCTCGCAGCTCACACAAGACTGGGCCGAAGCTTTCTGTTCCACCCCCCTTGAATCTGCCGTCGCTGCGCAAGGAGCATGAACGATTTGATTCATTGGGATCCAGTGGCGGGCCAAGTGGAGGTGCCCTGGGGAGTGGGCCGCGCCCCACTTCATCCGGTGTGGGGTGGACTAAGCCAGCTACAATCTCTTCACAAGAGAAGGAAGTAGTTGATCATCACGATAATGCTGATCCGGGATTGCAAATTAAGGTTGATGGTGGGAGTAAAGGGAGTGGGAACCTGTATACACCACCAACGGTTCAGTCAGTAACTGTAGGAGCTGCAGTTTCTGGTTATTCACAATTGGGTAAAGCAACGGTGTTGAGGGGTGAAGAGTTTCCTTCCTTGCGTGCAACTCTGCTTGCCACAGTTAGGAATGAAAAGAAGCAGAAGGATGTTTTGAACCAGAAACAGAAACAGCTGATTAGTGAGGACTTTTCCTATGAGCAGAGGAATAGTTCTCAATTGAGCAGTTCACATGTTGACATGCGGCCTCAGTTTCAGCCATCCTCACGCAATGGTGGGTTGAATGCAAACAGTGGTCACGGTAATGGTTTGGGTGGTTACCGTGAGCATGTTAGGAAGCGGGATGAATACTTTTTGGGGCCATTGCCACTGGTCCCTTTGAACCCGAGATCTGATTGGGAAGATGATGAGCGTGATACTGGTCATGGTTTGACAGATCGGAGTAGAAACCATGGGCTTTCGAAGACTGAACCATATTGGGTTGGAGATTTTGACATGCATAGGGCTAGTGTCTTGCCACTCAAACCAGCCCATAGTCTTTCTGATAAATGGGGACAGCGTGACAATGAAGCTGGGAGGTTTTCTTCTAGTGAAGTCGCTAAAACTGACCCTTATGGGAAAGACGTCAGAACACCTAGTAGAGAAGAACGTGAAAGAAACTCATGGCGAGCACCTTCTCTTTTAAAAGATGATCTCGATGCTCAAATTGTTGGAAAGGACCGGAATGATATTGGTGCAAGGCCCTCTGGTTTGAATAGAGAAACGATTACAGAGAATAAATATGTTTCATCCTCTTTTCGAGAAAATACTCAAGTTGATGTTGGAAGGAGAGACTTAGGGCATGCACAGGGAGAGAGACAATTTTGGAACAGCTCAGTGGATTCACGTGGCAGTCGACGGGCCGAATGGAATACACAAGAAGGATATGGCAGTGAACAATCAAACAGATACAGAGGGAGAGGGAATGCTTTTCAGAATAGCACAGCATCTAAACCATCACATTTGTCTGATAGTAAAGTGCCTCTTGCCAATAATCCCACACTGAATTTTGGTGGGGAGAAACCATCCCTCAAGAGTGAAAAATCTTATCTGGAGGACACATTTATGAAAGACTATGGTTCTGGTTTTGATGGAAGGGATCCCTTTTCTGGAGGTCTTGTTGGGGTGGTTAAGCGAAAGAAAGATGTGGTGAAACAGACTGATTTTCATGACCCTGTAAGAGATTCCTTTGAGGCTGAACTTGAGAGAGTTCAAAAGATGCAGGAGCTGGAGCGGCAGCGAATAATTGAAGAACAGGAAAGAGCTATGGAGCTAGCTcgaagagaggaagaagagagacttCGACTGgcaagggaagaagaagaattgcgGAGAAGGTTGGAGGAAGAAGCGCGAGAAGCTGCATTGAGAGCTGAACAGGAGCAAGTCGAAGCTTTACGAAGAGCTGAAGAGCAGAGGATAACCAGAGAAGAGGAGAAACGCATGATGATTatggaagaagaaaggaggaaacAGGCTGCTAGGCAAAAACTTATGGAACTGGAGGAAAGAATTACGAAGAGGCAGGCTGAAGTTGCAAAGGGGGGTGGTAGTACTTCGTTACTACCAAATGTTACAATGCCTGGGTTGGCAACAGAAAAAGAAGTATCTAAAGGGGCAGATGTCAATGATTGGGAAGATGGTGAAAGGATGGTGGAGAGGATAACATCTTCAGCATCATCTGATTCCTCGGATCTTAATAGACACTTCGAGATGGGTTCTAGGCCTCACTTGTCTAGAGATGTTTCTTCAAGCGTTTTAGACCGAGGTAAGCCTGTGAATTCATGGAGAAGGGATGTTTTTGAGAATGGCAATGGCTCTACCTTCACTCTACCTGATCAGGATAATGGTCATCATAGTCCTGTGCGAGACACATCTTCTGGTGGAAGAGCCTTTTCAAGGAAAGAGTTCTACGGAGGAGCTGAATTCATGCCTTCTGGAATTTTTCATAAAGGAGGGATTTTAGAGCCTCATGCTGATGATTTCTCTCATTTCAGGGGTCAGAGATGGAATATTTCAGGGAATGGGGATCACTATGGCAGACACGCAGACGTTGAATCTGAATATCATGAGAACCTTACTGAGAAATTTGGTGATACTGGATGGGGACAGGATCGATCTCATGGCAGTCCTTATACTTCATACTTTGAAAGAATGAAACCTAATTCTGTGGCTGATGGCCTCTACTCCTTTGAGAGGTCACGGTATTCCATGAGGCAGCCTCGCGTTCTACCTCCTCCATCTTTTACTTCAATGAACAGAAGCCAATATAGAGGCGAGAATGAACTCACTAGTACTTCAAATATTGCTGACAATGAGATGCCTTATAATCATGGAGCAAGAAGCGAAGATACCATGCAGACTGGAAGTGGTTATCAAGGGACTATTGGCCAGGCTGAAATAGCTGATACCCAGCAAGAGAAAACTGAAGGTGTGGAGAAGAAATTGGGTAAGAGCACTGTAAGGTGTGACTCACAGTCCTCTCTATCAGTTACAAGCCCTCCTGATTCTCCAATTCATTTATCACATGATGACATGGAGGAATCTAGAGATTCTACAGTGTTATCTGCTGCTGAAGAGGGTAAAGAGTTTGATTTGTCTGAACCGGGAGCTGTAGGATCGTCTACTGAGGCTGGGAAAGAGAATGTCATGAGTGCCTCTGCATCAATTGGTGATGATGAAGAATGGACCGTAGACAACGATGAACAACTGCTGGAGCAAGAGGAGTATGATGAAGACGAAGACGGATACCATGAAGAAGACGAAGTGCATGCCGTAGGTGATGACCTGGTGCAGGAGTTTGAAAAGACGCATCTAGAAGAGAAAGACTCATCGCAGGTGGTGGACAACTTGGTACTAGGCTTCAATGAGGGTGTTGAGGTTGGGATGCCAAGTGATGAGTTTGAAAGAAGTGCTAGCAATGAAGAGACTGCGTATGTGATGCCTCATATGTCTGTTGCCACTGTTGACGAAGAGGGATCTTTTAATGTCATGGATCACAATGGACAAGTCCTTCCATCTGTAAATGGTCAGTCGCAAGTAAGTGTTGATAATTCTTCCAGAATTTCCCATGAAACTGAGAAAGCAATGCAGGATTTCGCTATTCAGCCAAGTATTGCTCTTAAAACATCTGCATCATCAGATCTGATGGATCCCGTTATAATTTCTAATATGGCGGGTTCAACTCAGCAGCAGTCAGTCTCATCTTCGTTCGTTCAGACATTTGTGTCTAACTCAAGTTTTGCTTCTAGTCAGACAAAGGTACCTGTCCAGCTTCAGTTTGGGCTGTTTTCTGGTCCTTCTCTGATACCATCACCTGTTCCAGCAATACAGATAGGTTCAATACAGATGCCTCTTCATCTGCATCCCCAGGTTGGCCCATCACCAGCCCATGTACACCCATCACAACCTCCTTTATTCCAGTTTGGTCAGCTAAGGTACACAACTCCTATTTCTCAGGGGGTACTGCCATTGGCTCCTCAATCAATGTCTTTTGCTCAGCCCAATGTTCcagctagtttttcttttcatcagaACCAGGGAGTTTCTCTGCCAGGTCTACCTGCCCAAGACATAACAGCTGAAAATCTCGTCAAGAATGGTGTCGTGTCTGCATTGATGGATAACCAACCAGGTCTTGTTCCTAGGCCCCTGGATCCATCTCACGGAATAGGTGTGTTGAATGGGTATAACTCAAATTCTGCAAGAGAAAATTCAGAAGTGATTCAGCAGGATCGTAAAGAGACATCTCTTATTGTTGGCAGCAGTTTATGGACTGAATCAGAACTTCAAGCAGAAGATTCAGTTGTGAAGAACCTGAAAGCCATAGCCACCAAAGATTTTGGAGGGCAGCCTAAAACTGGTGTGGCATCATCTAAGTCAGTAGCCAAAGAAAAAGACACAAGCACATCAAAGGGACAGGGCCTGGCATCAGCTGGCAGGGGGGAAAAATACATCTTTGCTGTGAAAACTTCAGTCTCAAGATCATCTCTTTTGGCTCCTGATGCCTTCATCTCAGATTCCAGTGGAATTCAGAGGAGGCCTCGTCGTCAAAGAACCGAGTTTCGAGTTCGGGATAATGCTGATAAAAAGCAATATACTGGTATGGTTCCATCAAACCAGTGTGGGCTGGATGATAAGTCCGACACCAATGGAAAAAATACCGGAATTTCCACAAGAATTGGGCCTCGGAAGGTGGTGGTGTCGAATAGACCATTAAAGCAGTCATTTGATTCGGAAGCCTTGATGCCAGGTTTGATTAATTCACAAGGTATAGATTCACCGAGCAAGCCTGATAAGGGAGGTGGAAAAGATTCATCCGCGAAGAGTCGTAACGTTTCTCACTTTGCAGATGGAACACTTAAAAGAAACATTCGCTCTGAGGAGGTTGTTGACACTCCCATGCAGAGTGGGATTGTGCGTGTGTTTGAGCAACCTGGCATAGAAGCTCCTAGTGACGAAGATGATTTTATTGAAGTGCGGTCAAAGAGGCAAATGCTGAATGATCGGCGTGAACAGAGGGAGAAGGAAACCAAG ACACCAAGTAAACCTTGTTCTTCATTGCAAGATACTACTGTTTCTGGCACCTCAAATAAAGTTTCCACACCGATGATAGGAGAAGGAGCAAGCAGCATTTGCTCTGAGTCTGTTGCCTCTGAGGGGCATGGCTTCTCAAACATTGAAGTATCAGCAGGATTTAGTAGCTTAGTGTCCCAACCATTAGCTCCAATTGGCACTCCTGCTGTAAAATCTGATATCCAGTTTGATATAAGATCCCAGCCAATCAA GTTCCTCGAGACAAGCCCTCTCCCTGTTGGATGTAGTGGCAAAAGGAATCTTGCTCCAGCATCAAACAAGGTTTTGGATAATGTTCAAACGCCTCTGGGTTCTTGGGGGAATTCTCGGGCTACTCAACAG GTTCTGGCAATTTCACAAGCTCAACTTGATGAGGCTATGAAGCCTGCAGAGTTTGATTCAAGGGCTTCTATTTTGGATCATTCCTGCTCAGTAAGCAACTCTAGTATGTCGTCATCATCAATTTTGGCAAAGGACAAATCTTTTCCATCTACTGCTAGTCCGATAAATTCATTGCTTGCGGGAGAGAAGATACAGTTTG GTGCAGTCACATCTCCGACAATTCTCCCTCCTAGTAGTCGTGCTGTTTCTCATGGGATTGGTCCTCCTGGTCTTTGTCGATCAGACATTCAGATTTCCCGTAATCTTTCTACCACTGAGAATGATTGCTCTCATTTCTTTGAAAAGGATAAGCATTCAAATGAATCATGTGTACGCTTGGAAGATTCTGAAGCTGAGGCCGAAGCAGCAGCATCAGCCATTGCAGTCGCAGCAATAAGCAGTGATGACAGTGTTAGGAATGGGCTGGGCACTTGCCCCATAATTGTTTCAGATACCAAAAGCTTTGTGCATGCAGAAACTGATGGAACAGCAGCAG GAGTTGCTGGTGATCTGCAATCAGGAAGCCAATCTAGGGCAGAAGAGTCACTGGGTCTAGCTCTTCCTGCAGATCTTTCAGTTGAAACCCCGCCAATTTCATTATGGCCTCCACTACCTAGTACACAAAATACCTCAAGCCAGATGCTTTCACATTTCCCTGGAGCCCCACCTTCTCATTTTCCATTCTACGAGATGAATCCCATGTTGGGGGGTacattttttgcttttggaccaCACGATGAAACTTCATCTAGTCAATCACAGTCCCAGAAGACTAGTACATCGGTTTCTGGTCCACTTGGCACCTGGCAACAATGTCATTCTGGTGTAGACTCATTATATGGTCCTTCAGCAGGATTTACTGGTCCTTTCATCAGCTCAGCTGCAGGCATACAAGGTGTTCAAGGCCCACCACACATGGTTGTCTATAACCATTTTGCACCAGTTGGACAGTTTGGACAAGTTGGGTTGAGTTTCATGGGCACCACCTATATCCCATCAGGAAAGCAACCTGACTGGAAGCACAACCCTGCATCTTCGGCCATGAATGTTGGTGAAGGTGGGGAAATGAGTAATTTGAACATGGTTTCAGCTCAGAGGAATCCTAATAACATACCTGCTATTCAGCATCTTGTCCCCGGGTCTCCACTTCTGCCAATGGCTTCTCCTTTGGCCATGTTTGATGTTTCTCCTTTCCAG TCTTCACCCGACATGCCCGTTCAAGCTCGCTGGTCACATATTTCTGCATCACCTCTTCAGCAGTCTGTTCCTCTGTCAATGCCATTGCAGCAACCAGCTGAACTACAAATACCTTCTCAGTTTAACCCAGTGCATCGTCTTGACCAATCGTTGAGTACCAACAGGTTTCCTGATTCTCAGACATCAGTCCCTTCAGACAACACCCGGAACTTCATAGTGTCAACACATGCAACAGTAACCCAACTGCCTGATGAACTGGGTTTGGTAGACCAAACAAGCTCCACAAGTGCTGGGCCCTCAACACAAAATGCGACTGTGGGTGCCAAGGGATCCTCCATGGGTGGTGCCATGGATGTTGGCAAGAGTGATGTTCGGAATGGAAGCCGCAGCAACAGCACTGGCCCGTACTGTGGCCCACAATACGGCAATTCCTCCGGGTATAATAATCAGAGGGGAAGCGGAATTCCACAAAGGAGTAGTTCTGGGGGAGAATGGTCCCACCGCCGAATGGGTTTCCAAGGGAAAAATCAATCTTCAGGTCCTGAAAAGAGCTTTCCCCATTTAAAGACGAAACAAATTTATGTAGCTAAACAGACCCCTAGTGGAACATCAAAAGCATTGTGA